A segment of the Agrobacterium tumefaciens genome:
AGGGACATACGGACGTCGAGCAGGCGCGTTTGGCCGCCGGGCGGATCGTTCATGATGGCCATCGCGCCGGCGAAATCGTCACGAGCATTCGCTCCATGGCGCAGAAAACGCCTACTCGCATGCAACGGACGGATTTCAGTCATTCGCTTAAAGATGTTCTGGATCTGCTTCATGGAGAACTACGCTCGCGCGGTCTGGAGGTCATAGCAGAATTGCCCCCTGAGCCCGTCGAAGTTCTCGGTGACCGTACACAGCTTCAGCAGGTCCTGCTCAATCTGATAATGAACAGCGCTGAAGCAACGCCTCGTGACCATGAAGCAGTGATGACGATCAGATGCACCGAGTATCCAGAGGGCAAAGTCGAGGTCAGCGTTTCGGATTCCGGACGAGGAATACCACCTGAACAGCTCGACCAAGTATTCGAGCCCTTCTATACCACGAAGTCTGACGGGATAGGGATGGGCCTGCCCATCTGCCGCTCCATTGTCGAGGCTCATGGAGGACGCATTTGGGCGACGAGTCATGCCGGTGGAAGCTCATTCACCTTCACGCTGTCTAGCTTTAAGGAAATAGCCGTTGATCGATGAAAGGAAGAATAGGCAGCCCACCATCGTCGTCATCGACGACGATCATGGTGTCCGTGAAGCGCTAAAGGGACTTTTTGAGTCCGTTGGGCTTAGCGCCGAGACCCACGGTTCCGTCAAGGAGTTCCTGGCTGCAGACGATCCCGAAAAGGCCGGATGTATCGTCCTCGACATCCGCCTTCCCGGCCAAGGCGGACTGGAGTTTCAGGAGGCGTTGGCGAAAAGCGATTTTCCTCGTTCCGTCGTCTTGATTAGCGCTCATGTCGATGTGCCCATGGCGGTTCGCGCAATGAAGGCGGGGGCAATCGACGTTCTCAGCAAGCCGGTCCGTGAGCAGGATCTGTTGGAAGCCGTCAACCGTGCGATCGCCAATGATGCCGCCCGCCGAGAGGAAAGAACCGCGAGAGCCAGCAGTCAAGCGAGATACCTCACCCTGACCGACCGTGAACGACAGATCATGAAACTGGTTATCACAGGTAAACTGAACAAGCAGATTGCGGCAGAGCTACAGCTTGCAGAGCCGACGGTAAAGCTTCACAGGGGCCACATGATGCGGAAGATGAAGGCAACGTCGGTCGCTCATCTGGTCAAGATTTCCGACGTCCTTCTGTAATTCAGATCCGATGACCTCGGCGAAAAACGCCGAAGTCTTGTCAGGTCAAAAAAGTCCTGTCAGGCCGGAAGATGTGCGCCGAACTGGGCGTCGTGCAGACGGCTGTAGTGGCCTTTCGCGGCAAGGAGTTCGGCGTGATCGCCGGTCTCGGCAATGCCGGTCTGATCCACCACCACAATGCGCGAGGCATCGCGGATCGTTGCCAGACGGTGAGCGATGACGAGCGTCGTGCGGCCCTTGGCCAGTTCCGTCAGCGATTGCTGGATTGCCCGTTCCGTTTCGGTATCGAGCGCCGAGGTCGCCTCGTCGAGGATGAGGATCGGCGGATTTTTCAGGAACATGCGGGCAATGGCAAGACGCTGCTTCTGACCACCTGACAACTTGACGCCACGTTCGCCGATGATGGTGTCGAGACCGTTCGGCATCGCCTCGATCACGCCATCAAGCCGCGCACGACGCGCCGCATCCATGATATCGGCATCAGACGCACCGAGGCGGCCATATTCGATGTTCTCGCGGATCGAGCCACCAAACAGGAAAACATCCTGCTGCACGATACCAATCTGGGCGCGCAGCGAAGCAAGCTTCATCTCGCGAATGTCGATGCCATCGATGGTGATCGCACCACCGGTAACATCGTAAAAGCGCGGCAGCAGCGAGCAGAGCGTGGTCTTGCCGGCGCCGGACGGACCAACAAAGGCAACCGTTTCGCCGGCCCTGATCTTCAGGTCGATATTGCGCAGAACCTGCTTGCCTTCAGCATAGGCGAAATCGACGCCGCGATATTCGATCGCGCCGCGGAATGCCGGAGCTTCGACTGCACCGGGCGCATCGACGATATCGGGGGCCGTATCCATCAGCTCGGTAAAGCGGCGGAAACCGGCAATGCCCTTGGGATAGGTTTCGATGACCGAGTTGATCTTTTCGACCGGGCGGAAGAACACGCCGACCAGAAGCAGGAATCCGACAAAACCGCCTTCTGTCAGGCTGCCGTTCAGCACGAAATAGGCGCCGCAGATCATCACGATCATCTGCGTCAGACGCATGCTCATGTAGCTGAGCGAGGTGCTGGCCGCCATGATCTTGTAAGCATTGAGCTTCGTCTGGCGGTATTTCTGGTTGTCCTTCTCGAACAGCGCGCGCTCGTGATCTTCGTTGGCAAAAGCCTGAACCACACGCATGCCGCCGACATTTTCCTCGATACGGGCGTTGAAGGCACCGATCCGGCCGTAAAGCTGACGGAAGTTGTTGGTCATGCGACCACCGTAACGACTGGTCACCCAGGCCGTTACAGGCACCACGGCAGCCGTGATCAGCGCCAGCGGCACATTGACCGACAGCATCAGCAGGAACGCGCCGATAAAGGTCATGATGGCGATGAACAGGTCTTCCGGACCGTGATGCGCCACCTCGCCGATTTCTTCCAGATCTTTCGTCAGGCGCCCGACGAGATGGCCGGTCTTCTGGTTATCGAAGTAACGGAAGGACAGTTTTTGCAGATGATCGAAGGCAAGCCGGCGCATATCGGTTTCGATATTGATGCCGAGCATGTGTCCCCAGTAGGTGACCGTCGCCATCAGGCCGGTGTTCAGCACGTAGATCATCAGCAGGCCGATCGATGCCGCAATGATGATCCCCCATTCGCCGCCCGGCAAAAGCACGTCGACGAACGCTTTCACGGCCATCGGAAAGCCGAGTTCGAGTACGCCGGACAGAACCGCGCACGAGAAATCGAGGATGAACAGACCCCTGTAAGGGCGATAATAAGCAAAGAAACGGCGTAGCATGGGACAACCTGGGGATACATGGCGGCAGGCGAACCGCGATAAAAACGGAGTTCAATTGTCATATTTCTGCGCGCCCGCCAAGGCCGATGTTCTATTTTTACCAAAATCGTTCAATAGACTAGGCGATAAACACACAACGGTAATGTGAACGGGTCATATTGCACTTATATGTATCCGTGTGACAGAGTGAACGCGCCCCACGGGAGCCTGGTGGGGGAGAATGCGAGAAAGAAGCCTGCCGTGAGTAACATTGAAAGTCGTAAGCCGAGTGGCGAACCGAGATGGCTTGGCCCTGCCAGCCCAACGCGGATTGCGATGATACCGCCGATTTCGGCGGCACGCTGGCTGCTTGTCCTGATCGTCCTGGCCGGAATCTATTTCTTTCACGGTTTTCTCGTTCCGGTTTTAGCCGCCCTCGTCATCGGCTTTGCGAGCTGGCCGGTCTACACACGGCTTCTGAGGCATGTGGGGGGCAACACCACTCTTGGCGCCACCGTCGCCATCGTTCTCATCATCGCCTTCCTCGTCGTTCCGATTTTTATCGCCGCCTCCTATACGGCAAGTGAAATCCGCGAATGGTTCGGCTGGGCCGTCGAGGTCAACAAGACAGGCGCACCGGTTCCGGACTGGATTGCCGCCCTGCCTGCCGTCGGCCCCTGGTTCGGCGAACAATGGGTCAGATATGTCGGCACCCCTGGTGCCATCGGTGAAGTCATTCAGCTCGTCAGCGGCGCCAATATCGGCAACATCTATCGCGCCATTCTCGCAGCCGGCAACGGCGCGTTCCATCTGATGCTGACCCTGCTGTTCATGCTGATTGCGCTGTTTTTCGTCTACCGCAATGGCGCGGGCTTTTCCCGCCAGGTCGATCTCGTCGGCGAGCGCATCCTGCCAACGCGCTGGGAGCGCATTTCCCGCGTCGTGCCTGCCACCATCAGCTCAACCGTCACGGGCATGACGCTGATCGCCATCGGTGAAGGCATCATTCTCGGTATCGCCTACTGGATTGCAGGCGTACCTTCGCCGGTGACACTCGGTGTTCTCACTGGCGTCATGGCGCTCATTCCGGGCGGCGCACCGCTCTCCTTCACGCTCGTTTCGATTTATCTCGTCGCCAGCGGCTCGCCCGCTCACGGTCTTGCCCTGTTCGTCTGGGGTTCGGTCGAGCTCTTCATCGTCGACAAGACGATCCGTCCGAAACTCGTCGGCGGTCCAATCAAGCTGCCTTTCCTGCCGACCTTCTTCGGCCTCGTCGGCGGCGTGAAGACGATGGGCTTCCTCGGCCTGTTCATCGGCCCGGTGCTGATGGCCCTCCTTGTCGCCATCTGGCGCGAATGGGTGCGTGAAGTCGAACTCTCCGCAGCCCCGGCAGGCGATGCCCTTTCTGTCCCGGTCGAAACGGAGGACGACACACGCCCCGCCGCGACAGAAAAGGAATCCTCGCCGCTGCGAAAGGCCGCATCCTGACAATCGACGACCGGCGGATGCGAAAACAGCGTCCGCCGCCGCTTTTCGAGCAGCATTGCAACGTCTGTTTACGTTCGTTTTCATTCAGGCCGTAATCTCACTACAATCAGCATGGATGATTCTGACAACGGAATCATCGGTGAGACATCGGATAGACCATGAAAACAGCCCTCGTTCTCATGACCATTCTCGGCTGCGACGACAGCGCGACGCAGTGCAACTACATCGCCACGTCGCAGCAGCGCTGGACCAGCATCGAATTGTGCGATGCCGTTTCTGAAAAGGAACTGGAAAGCTACGCCAACGCCCCCTACCCGGTGGTGGTCGCCGTGTGCCAGACACCGGATGAAACCGCTCCGCAGACTGCTGGTAACCAGGCGCCGGCGCAGCCGGATGCGGGCCAAGCCCCTCCACCGGCCGCCGAAGTTAGCGAACAGCAGCAGGAAGAAAGCCTGACACGCAAGGCCATCACCCGCGTCAGCAAGATCCTTCCCTCGACGGAAGGCGTCAAACATATTCTGGGAACGCCGGTGCGCATGGTGGAAAACAGCTATTCCTGGATCGCCAAGCGCTTCGAGAAATAAATCTCAGGCCGCTTCCACGGTCACGGTGCGCGCATAGTGTCTGGCCTTCTGGCGCTGCTCGGCAACGGCCAGCCTGCGAATGGCGTGCAGCAGATCGAGGAACGTCTCGGACCCGTCCGCGTCACAGAAATGCGCCAGCAACTCCCCGGAAACCGAGATCACGGCATCGGGCAGATGCGACTGCGCAGCACTGCGCCACAACAGTGTCGCCTTGATGAAGACGGCGGCGACATCGCCGAACAGACCGACCGACTGGAACAGTGCCTTCAGCGCATGGGGACGCGCCGTTGCCAGCATCGAGCGGACCTTGCGCTCATCGAGCCCCGAGAGATTGACCATGGCCGCGGTAAAGAATTCAAGCTTGCCGGAGGAGATCGCGTGCACAAGCAGCGCCGGCGTCAGCTCTTCTTTCAAACGCAGATGTTCGACCAGATCGGGCAATTCGCGTGGCGAAACGGCGGCCGCAATGAGGATCGTGCCGGAATCTGCCGCTTCGCGGAGAATGTTTTCCACGCGGCTGCGGGGAATGAAGTTGTGGACCAGCGCAGAGCCCGCCAGAGCCTCGCTGACGCGCTCCATCAACAGGTGACGGGCATCAGCAGACAGATTGTCCCGTTGCAGCAGCAGGTCGCGTATGTCGGCGTTATCGCCATGGCGCTCGGCGATGCGGCGCAGTGAAAACGGCGTGATCGGCGACGCGGCATTTTCCAGAAGGATGATCGTCTCAGGCAGATCGCCGATTTCGGCAAGAGCCGCACAGACACCGCGCGACAGTTCCGGGCGCGCCGCGATGAACGAGCGCGTCACGCTGTCGCCTCGCCCGGCGAGATCCACCAGATCACCGTCTCCCAGAACCGGAGAGCGGGCAATCACCGTGCAGGCAATTTCCGGCTGGTCTTCTGCCAGCGAAACGAGAATGGCGCGCGGCGCGTCGGCATCATCGGCCAAAGCTTCAGCCAGTGCCAGCCTGACACGCGGCGACGGATCATCAAGGAGATAGGTCATCGCCATATAGGCGGCGTCGCGCTGTTCGCGTGCCATCTCCGACTGCAGATAAGCCCGGCCAAGCATCTTGGCAGCTTTCGCCCGCTCGCTCGAACCGGCTCTTTCAGACCAGCGAAGAAATGCCTGTACGATCACCCGAGCCTCGACGTAACTGTGCGCCACCATAATGGGCAGCGCAAACGCCGCCCCTGTCGATAAACTCTAGGCAGAAAAGGTTTACGTTTGGTTCACCATAAAATTTAACCATGACCGATAACACACGCATCGGTCATGATTGATATCTCAGGCCTTCGCCTTGGGACGCTCCAACTGGAAAACGTCGCTGCCGCCGTCGGAATAATCCATGTATCCCATGCGGGCGACAGGCCGCGCCAGACCCATGTCGATCCGGCCATCGCGAATGATAGCCTCATCGATGTGGATCGCCATGACCTGACCGATCACCATCCAGGAATCGGAAGGTTCGCCCTCCACATCCTTGAGCTGCATGATCTCCGTCACCCGGCACTCGAGCACGGCAAAGGCCTCCCCGACATAGGGCGCATCCACCACGCGGCCGTCCACGGCCGTCAGGCCCGCAAGCTGAAACTCGTCCACCTCGTAGGCAACGGGCGCGGACGACGCGTTCATCTTGTCGACCAGGTGGCGACTGACGAGATTGGCGGTGAAAACGCCCGTTTCTTCAACGTTCCGCAAGCTGTCCTTGCGGCCGCTTGAGGAAAACATCACCAGCTTCGGTCGGTCGGATATGGCGTTGAAGAAGGAGTAAGGCGAAAGGTTGAGATGGCCGTCACGGCCTTTCGAACCTATCCAGCCAATCGGCCGTGGCGCCACAATCGCCTTGAACGGATCATGTGGCAGGCCGTGCTGATTGGTATCGGTGGTGTAGAACATCACGCGTTCCCGTCTTCAGGACCACCAACCCAGGTAACGACATCGGCAAGTTCCGGGCGGGGACGTTCGACCGGCGGGAATGTCGTGGAGCCGATATACATGAAGCCGGCGACCTTCTCGCCGCTCTTGATGCCGAGTTCCGGCCAAAGCGCTTCGTCGAACGCCAGCCATTCCGTCAACCAGTTCGCGGCATAACCATGCGCGTTGGCGGACATGAGAAGGTTAAGGCACACGGCACCGGCGGACATGACCTGTTCCCATTCCGGAATCTTGAAATGCGGCTGCGCCGTGCTGACGATGGCAATCACGACGGGCGCACGCAAAAAGCGGCTGCGCTCCACATTCTGCTGCTCTTCGCCAAGCTCGGGGTTCTTTTCAAGCGCAATCCTCAGCGCCGCTTCACCGAGACGCTCACGCTCGGCGCCGCGATAGACGATAAAGCGCCAGGGGGCCAGTTTGCCATGATCGGGCACGCGAACGGCAAGGCGCAGAATATCTTCGATCTCGGCCTTTTCGGGGCCGGGCTCCGACAGTTGCAGAGCGGGTGTAGAGCGGCGGACCTTGAGGTAGTCGAGAAGCTTGATGTCGGTCGTCATAGTCAAAAATCTTCCATTCTAGGGCCGTGGGAAAAGATGGGCCTTGAAATAGCCACGGCATTGGTTTTGAAGTGGTCCCGGAAACTCAGGAAGTCAATCGGCCAAGTGCCAATCGGAACGAGAAATGACGGCAATCAAGTTCGCGACCTGCTTCACAATCGCGTTGGTCGCGTTTGGTATTCACACTGAAGCCGCCTTCTCGCAAGACGCATTCAAGGAATTCAAGCAGCTTGGCGGCACCCCGAAAATGCCGAAGCTCAATGCGTTTTCCGCCCCCTCCGTCATTGCCGCACCTGAAAACACCACCCGCGATATCGTCATGGAAGCCAAGCTGACCAACGATGGCGACACGGTCAAGGAAGGCCTGTCCTGGCGCGTTTTCAGCCCTATTCCCGGTGCTGACGGAAAGCTGCCGATGCTGGCGAGCTCCGAAGGCGGTTCGGCTGCCTTCCATCTGGTGCCCGGCGAATATTTCGTCAACGTGTCGTTCGGACGTGCCGGCGTGACCAAGAAACTGCAGGTGCCGAATTCCGGCAATGTCGACAAACAGGTGCTGATCCTCGACGCCGGTGGATTTCTGCTGAACGCCGTTGCCGGTACCGACAAGCAGATCACCGGTACACAGCTCAAATTCGCGGTCTATTCTTCCGAGGTCAAACCGGATGGTGAACGCGGCCTCGTGATGTCCGATATCAAGCCGAACACGATTGTTCGTCTCAACGCCGGCACCTACCATGTCGTTTCCGAATACGGCAACGTCAACGCCGTCGTCCGCGCCGACATCCAGGTTGACGCCGGGAAACTGACCGAAGCAACATTGCAGCACCACGCCGCCCAGATCACGCTCAAACTGGTCTCTGAAGAAGGCGGCGAAGCCATTGCCGATACGGCATGGTCGGTTCTGAGCGGCGGCGGCGACGTCGTCAACGAAAGCGTCAGCGCCTTCTCCACCATGGTTCTGGCCGAAGGCGAATATACCGCTATTGCCCGCAACAAGGACAAGGTCTACCAGCGCAACTTCAAGGTCACCTCCGGCCGCGATGTTGATGTCGAGGTTCTGATGAAGGACCAGGCACCGGAAGACGTCAGCGGCGACTTCGAATAAGCCCTCATATTTCCGTCAGTTCGGCTTTGAACCTGAGCGTGACTGCTTTTGGGCAGCGCATTGTCTTAAGACGAAATACAAAAGAAAACGGCCCCCGAAGGGGCCGTTCCTGATTATGCTACCTGTTTCCTGGCAGCGCGCTTGCGCTTTACATCCGGCGGTGTCGCCTCTTCGACCAGGCTTGAGATCGCTTCGTCCAGCGTCATCGAAGTCTGGTTCTGCGAACCGAGACGACGAATGTTGACCGTACGCTCTTCCGCTTCCTTGCGACCGCATACGATGATGACGGGAACCTTCGTAACCGAGTGTTCGCGGATCTTGTAGTTGATCTTCTCATTGCGGAAGTCGGTTTCGACCGCCATGCCTGCCTCACGCAGAGCTTCGGCGACTTCACGGCCGTAATCGTCCGCATCCGAGGTGATCGTTGCGACGACGACCTGAAGCGGCGCGAACCACAGCGGCATGTGGCCAGCGAAGTTCTCGATCAGGATGCCGAGGAAACGCTCCATCGAGCCGCAAATGGCGCGGTGGATCATTACCGGCTGCGTCTTTTCGGAGTTATGGTCGATATAGAAGGCGCCGAAACGTTCCGGCAGGTTGAAGTCAACCTGCGTCGTGCCGCACTGCCATTCACGGCCGATGGCATCCTTCAGGGTGTATTCGAACTTCGGACCGTAGAAAGCGCCCTCGCCCGGCAGGATGCCGGTCTTGATGCGGCCTTCAGACTGCTCCTCGATGGTCTTGAGCACATCCGTCATCACGCTTTCGGCGCGATCCCACAGGTCATCGGAGCCGACGCGCTTTTCAGGACGCGTGGAGAGCTTCACGACAACCTCGCTGAAGCCGAAGTCCTCATAGACCGACAGGATCAGGTCGTTGATGCGCAGGCATTCCGCCGCCATCTGCTCTTCCGTGCAGAAGACGTGCGCGTCGTCCTGCGTGAAACCACGCACGCGCATCAGACCGTGCAGAGCGCCCGATGCTTCGTAACGATGCACATTGCCAAACTCCGCCAGACGGACCGGCATTTCACGATAGGATTTCAAGCCGTGCTTGAAGATCTGCACGTGGCCGGGGCAGTTCATCGGCTTCAGGGCGAAGACGCGCTGATCGGCTTCCTCGTCATCGGGATGGGTAAAGGCATGGGCGGATTTTACCGCGAACATGTTTTCCTGATACCAGCCCCAGTGACCGGAGGTTTCCCACAGCGACTTGTCGAGCACCTGCGGCGCGTTGACTTCCTGATAGGTGTTGGCCAGACGACGACGCATGTAGGCCGTCAGGGTCTGGAACATACGCCAGCCCTTGCCGTGCCAGAACACCACGCCCGGACCTTCTTCCTGGAAATGGAACAGGTCCATTTCGCGGCCGAGGCGACGGTGGTCGCGCTTTTCGGCCTCGGCAAGAATGTGCAGGTAGTTGTCCAGTTCTTCCTGTGTTGCCCAGGCAGTACCGTAGATGCGCGTCAGCATCGGGTTGTTGCTGTCGCCACGCCAGTAAGCGCCTGCAACCTTCATCAGCTTGAACGCCGTGCCGATCTGGCCAGTCGAGGCCATATGCGGACCGCGGCAAAGATCGAACCAGTCGCCCTGATAATAGATCTTCAGGTCCTGCCCTTCCGGGATCGCATCGACGAGTTCGACCTTGTAGTTTTCGCCTTTGGCGGCAAAAACTTCCTTGGCCTTGTCACGCGACCAGATCTCGCGGGTAAACGGCTTGTTGCGCTGAATGATCTCCTTCATCCGCTTTTCGATCTTCGGCAGATCGTCGGGCGTGAAGGGTTCGTTCTTGGCGAAGTCGTAATAGAAGCCGTTTTCGATCACCGGGCCAATCGTCACCTGCGTGCCGGGCCACAGTTCCTGCACGGCCTCGGCCATGACGTGAGCGGCATCGTGACGGATGAGTTCGAGCGCACGGCCGTCTTCACGTGTGACGATCTCGATCTTGCCATCCGTTACGGTGTCGGAAAGGTCGCGCACGGTGCCGTCCAGCGCAATGGCGACGGCCTTCTTTGCAAGCGACTTGGAAATGGATTCGGCCACATCACGGCCGGTCGCGCCAGCTGGGTAGCTGCGCACGGAACCATCGGGAAATGTAAGGGAAACGGATTCAGACATTGTAGACTTCTCCTGTCCAGTCCCGCCAACGAATGCGGGTGGTGTTGGAATGATAATCGCCCTGCGTGACGCAGGCACGCTGGCTGATAAAGGCTTTTGCCATTCCAGTCAAAGGCGAAGGGCGATTCAACAGGTTCTGCCACGGAGCATGGCGGAAATTCCATTGACCGTATTGGCATTACGAGTCGTTCCGATCCCGAGCTTTTTCGTGGTCAAGACCGACAGAAGTCTGCTCTCGTTTGCCTTGCCGCAGAAATCGATCCACAGGTCGCCACCAACGACAGCGAGCTTTTCCCGCCCGCGATATTTTTCCAGCAATCCGAGAACATCGTTGCCCAGCGGTTCCCGCATCACCCGCACGGAGACATCCGGCGGATTGCCATACGGAAACGGATTGTCCGCCACAAGCCTCAGCCAGTCGTGGGCAGAACGCACCAGAATATCGACATGTTTTCCGAAACGCGTTTCGAAGGCCTGCTCAAGCATATCCTCGATATTGCGAACAGTAGCTTCAGGCGCGCGGAAGACCAGATTGCCGGTTGCGACCAGCGTTCTGCACTCGGCAAATCCCAGCGCCTCAGCCATCACCCGCAGATCAGCCATTGTGAGCCGCTTGCCAGCACCCAGCACGATGCTGTGCAGCAGAGCGACATAAGTGCAATCGCTCATCGGTGACGGCTCCAATAGCGCCACGGCATAGCCCAATGGTGGCGAGATGACAGTTGCTCCGGCACCGGATCAAGACCGCTGGTGCCGCCCGGACCACAACGCCCGACCCGAAACAGCGTCATCCAGCCACCAGCCCAGAGCCCGTGGCGGGCAATGGCCTCGTAGCCGAATTCTGAACAGGTCGGGATATGGCGGCACGAGTTGCCGATGAAA
Coding sequences within it:
- a CDS encoding flavin reductase family protein; this translates as MFYTTDTNQHGLPHDPFKAIVAPRPIGWIGSKGRDGHLNLSPYSFFNAISDRPKLVMFSSSGRKDSLRNVEETGVFTANLVSRHLVDKMNASSAPVAYEVDEFQLAGLTAVDGRVVDAPYVGEAFAVLECRVTEIMQLKDVEGEPSDSWMVIGQVMAIHIDEAIIRDGRIDMGLARPVARMGYMDYSDGGSDVFQLERPKAKA
- a CDS encoding nitroreductase; translated protein: MTTDIKLLDYLKVRRSTPALQLSEPGPEKAEIEDILRLAVRVPDHGKLAPWRFIVYRGAERERLGEAALRIALEKNPELGEEQQNVERSRFLRAPVVIAIVSTAQPHFKIPEWEQVMSAGAVCLNLLMSANAHGYAANWLTEWLAFDEALWPELGIKSGEKVAGFMYIGSTTFPPVERPRPELADVVTWVGGPEDGNA
- a CDS encoding DUF1697 domain-containing protein; the protein is MSDCTYVALLHSIVLGAGKRLTMADLRVMAEALGFAECRTLVATGNLVFRAPEATVRNIEDMLEQAFETRFGKHVDILVRSAHDWLRLVADNPFPYGNPPDVSVRVMREPLGNDVLGLLEKYRGREKLAVVGGDLWIDFCGKANESRLLSVLTTKKLGIGTTRNANTVNGISAMLRGRTC
- the yidD gene encoding membrane protein insertion efficiency factor YidD, whose product is MCGEPGCRHDIPKGRHRQSRNWQGLFAKTPGRLFGMGFIRLYQLTFSGFIGNSCRHIPTCSEFGYEAIARHGLWAGGWMTLFRVGRCGPGGTSGLDPVPEQLSSRHHWAMPWRYWSRHR
- the thrS gene encoding threonine--tRNA ligase, whose amino-acid sequence is MSESVSLTFPDGSVRSYPAGATGRDVAESISKSLAKKAVAIALDGTVRDLSDTVTDGKIEIVTREDGRALELIRHDAAHVMAEAVQELWPGTQVTIGPVIENGFYYDFAKNEPFTPDDLPKIEKRMKEIIQRNKPFTREIWSRDKAKEVFAAKGENYKVELVDAIPEGQDLKIYYQGDWFDLCRGPHMASTGQIGTAFKLMKVAGAYWRGDSNNPMLTRIYGTAWATQEELDNYLHILAEAEKRDHRRLGREMDLFHFQEEGPGVVFWHGKGWRMFQTLTAYMRRRLANTYQEVNAPQVLDKSLWETSGHWGWYQENMFAVKSAHAFTHPDDEEADQRVFALKPMNCPGHVQIFKHGLKSYREMPVRLAEFGNVHRYEASGALHGLMRVRGFTQDDAHVFCTEEQMAAECLRINDLILSVYEDFGFSEVVVKLSTRPEKRVGSDDLWDRAESVMTDVLKTIEEQSEGRIKTGILPGEGAFYGPKFEYTLKDAIGREWQCGTTQVDFNLPERFGAFYIDHNSEKTQPVMIHRAICGSMERFLGILIENFAGHMPLWFAPLQVVVATITSDADDYGREVAEALREAGMAVETDFRNEKINYKIREHSVTKVPVIIVCGRKEAEERTVNIRRLGSQNQTSMTLDEAISSLVEEATPPDVKRKRAARKQVA
- a CDS encoding DUF2336 domain-containing protein, which produces MVAHSYVEARVIVQAFLRWSERAGSSERAKAAKMLGRAYLQSEMAREQRDAAYMAMTYLLDDPSPRVRLALAEALADDADAPRAILVSLAEDQPEIACTVIARSPVLGDGDLVDLAGRGDSVTRSFIAARPELSRGVCAALAEIGDLPETIILLENAASPITPFSLRRIAERHGDNADIRDLLLQRDNLSADARHLLMERVSEALAGSALVHNFIPRSRVENILREAADSGTILIAAAVSPRELPDLVEHLRLKEELTPALLVHAISSGKLEFFTAAMVNLSGLDERKVRSMLATARPHALKALFQSVGLFGDVAAVFIKATLLWRSAAQSHLPDAVISVSGELLAHFCDADGSETFLDLLHAIRRLAVAEQRQKARHYARTVTVEAA
- a CDS encoding ABC transporter ATP-binding protein; translated protein: MLRRFFAYYRPYRGLFILDFSCAVLSGVLELGFPMAVKAFVDVLLPGGEWGIIIAASIGLLMIYVLNTGLMATVTYWGHMLGINIETDMRRLAFDHLQKLSFRYFDNQKTGHLVGRLTKDLEEIGEVAHHGPEDLFIAIMTFIGAFLLMLSVNVPLALITAAVVPVTAWVTSRYGGRMTNNFRQLYGRIGAFNARIEENVGGMRVVQAFANEDHERALFEKDNQKYRQTKLNAYKIMAASTSLSYMSMRLTQMIVMICGAYFVLNGSLTEGGFVGFLLLVGVFFRPVEKINSVIETYPKGIAGFRRFTELMDTAPDIVDAPGAVEAPAFRGAIEYRGVDFAYAEGKQVLRNIDLKIRAGETVAFVGPSGAGKTTLCSLLPRFYDVTGGAITIDGIDIREMKLASLRAQIGIVQQDVFLFGGSIRENIEYGRLGASDADIMDAARRARLDGVIEAMPNGLDTIIGERGVKLSGGQKQRLAIARMFLKNPPILILDEATSALDTETERAIQQSLTELAKGRTTLVIAHRLATIRDASRIVVVDQTGIAETGDHAELLAAKGHYSRLHDAQFGAHLPA
- a CDS encoding response regulator transcription factor produces the protein MIDERKNRQPTIVVIDDDHGVREALKGLFESVGLSAETHGSVKEFLAADDPEKAGCIVLDIRLPGQGGLEFQEALAKSDFPRSVVLISAHVDVPMAVRAMKAGAIDVLSKPVREQDLLEAVNRAIANDAARREERTARASSQARYLTLTDRERQIMKLVITGKLNKQIAAELQLAEPTVKLHRGHMMRKMKATSVAHLVKISDVLL